From Musa acuminata AAA Group cultivar baxijiao chromosome BXJ3-8, Cavendish_Baxijiao_AAA, whole genome shotgun sequence, one genomic window encodes:
- the LOC135644553 gene encoding polypyrimidine tract-binding protein homolog 1-like isoform X2 — protein MAPGRGGQQQFRYTQTPSKVLHVRNLPWECTEEELVALCEPFGRIVNTMCNVGTNKNQAFVEFVDLNQAISMVSYYASSSEPAQVRGKTVYIQYSNRQEITNNKSGGDVPGNVLLVTIEGVEAGDVSIDVIHSVFSAFGFVHKIATFEKAAGFQALIQYTDAETAASARNELDGRSIPRYLLPEHITSCHLRISYSAHTDLSIKFQSHRSRDYTNPFLPVNASAIEGTLQALPGHDGKKKEPESNVLLASIENLQYAVTVDVLYTKILIFEKNGGMQALIQYSDVMTASVAKEALEGHCIYDGGYCKLHLTYSRHTDLNLKVHNERSRDYTIQDTGVPMMFQAPGLPTTSGWQVYPQPTSTYVGSDFGATGQATNPQGQMLTWNSSTSGGSFVSEPNLYPGQTIATAPVSHYPVSANTSSATAGSLQASQNSSPYGVMSNTRPASSPTTRPLYYSS, from the exons ATGGCGCCGGGTCGAGGAGGGCAGCAGCAGTTTCGGTACACGCAGACGCCGTCGAAGGTGCTGCACGTTCGAAACCTGCCGTGGGAGTGCACGGAGGAGGAGCTCGTTGCCCTCTGCGAGCCCTTTGGCAGGATCGTCAACACCATGTGCAACGTCGGCACCAACAAGAACCAGGCCTTCGTCGAATTC GTGGACCTTAACCAAGCAATTTCAATGGTATCGTACTATGCTTCTTCGTCTGAGCCAGCCCAAGTCCGTGGAAAAACTGTCTATATCCAGTATTCTAACAGGCAAGAAATTACAAATAACAAGAGTGGTGGTGATGTTCCTGGGAATGTCTTGCTTGTCACTATTGAAGGTGTTGAAGCTGGTGATGTAAGCATAGATGTCATTCATTCG GTGTTTTCTGCCTTCGGTTTTGTGCATAAAATTGCCACATTCGAAAAAGCTGCTGGGTTTCAG GCATTAATCCAGTACACGGATGCAGAGACTGCGGCAAGTGCAAGAAATGAGTTGGATGGAAGAAGTATTCCAAG GTACTTGCTCCCTGAGCATATTACATCTTGCCATTTGCGTATCTCATATTCAGCCCACACAGATTTAAGTATCAAATTCCAGTCACATCGGAGCAG GGATTACACAAATCCCTTTCTTCCTGTGAATGCGTCAGCTATTGAGGGAACTCTGCAG GCTTTGCCAGGTCATGATGGAAAGAAAAAGGAGCCGGAGAGCAATGTTCTTTTAGCTTCTATAGAGAATTTGCAATATGCTGTGACAGTTGATGTTCTTTATACA aaaattttaatttttgagaaaAATGGTGGCATGCAGGCCTTGATACAGTATTCTG ATGTGATGACTGCGTCAGTTGCCAAGGAGGCTTTGGAGGGACACTGCATCTATGATGGTGGTTACTGTAAGCTTCATCTGACATACTCTCGTCATACTGATCTCAATCTTAag GTGCATAATGAGAGAAGCAGAGACTACACTATTCAGGACACGGGTGTACCAATGATGTTCCAAGCTCCTGGTTTACCCACCACTTCTGGGTGGCAAGTTTATCCCCAGCCAACATCCACATACGTGGGCAGTGATTTTGGAGCTACAGGACAAGCAACAAATCCTCAGGGTCAAATGTTGACATGGAATTCTAGCACGTCAGGTGGAAGCTTTGTTTCAGAGCCTAACTTGTACCCAGGTCAAACCATTGCAACTGCTCCTGTTTCTCATTACCCAG
- the LOC135644553 gene encoding polypyrimidine tract-binding protein homolog 1-like isoform X4 has product MAPGRGGQQQFRYTQTPSKVLHVRNLPWECTEEELVALCEPFGRIVNTMCNVGTNKNQAFVEFVDLNQAISMVSYYASSSEPAQVRGKTVYIQYSNRQEITNNKSGGDVPGNVLLVTIEGVEAGDVSIDVIHSVFSAFGFVHKIATFEKAAGFQALIQYTDAETAASARNELDGRSIPRYLLPEHITSCHLRISYSAHTDLSIKFQSHRSRDYTNPFLPVNASAIEGTLQALPGHDGKKKEPESNVLLASIENLQYAVTVDVLYTKILIFEKNGGMQALIQYSDVMTASVAKEALEGHCIYDGGYCA; this is encoded by the exons ATGGCGCCGGGTCGAGGAGGGCAGCAGCAGTTTCGGTACACGCAGACGCCGTCGAAGGTGCTGCACGTTCGAAACCTGCCGTGGGAGTGCACGGAGGAGGAGCTCGTTGCCCTCTGCGAGCCCTTTGGCAGGATCGTCAACACCATGTGCAACGTCGGCACCAACAAGAACCAGGCCTTCGTCGAATTC GTGGACCTTAACCAAGCAATTTCAATGGTATCGTACTATGCTTCTTCGTCTGAGCCAGCCCAAGTCCGTGGAAAAACTGTCTATATCCAGTATTCTAACAGGCAAGAAATTACAAATAACAAGAGTGGTGGTGATGTTCCTGGGAATGTCTTGCTTGTCACTATTGAAGGTGTTGAAGCTGGTGATGTAAGCATAGATGTCATTCATTCG GTGTTTTCTGCCTTCGGTTTTGTGCATAAAATTGCCACATTCGAAAAAGCTGCTGGGTTTCAG GCATTAATCCAGTACACGGATGCAGAGACTGCGGCAAGTGCAAGAAATGAGTTGGATGGAAGAAGTATTCCAAG GTACTTGCTCCCTGAGCATATTACATCTTGCCATTTGCGTATCTCATATTCAGCCCACACAGATTTAAGTATCAAATTCCAGTCACATCGGAGCAG GGATTACACAAATCCCTTTCTTCCTGTGAATGCGTCAGCTATTGAGGGAACTCTGCAG GCTTTGCCAGGTCATGATGGAAAGAAAAAGGAGCCGGAGAGCAATGTTCTTTTAGCTTCTATAGAGAATTTGCAATATGCTGTGACAGTTGATGTTCTTTATACA aaaattttaatttttgagaaaAATGGTGGCATGCAGGCCTTGATACAGTATTCTG ATGTGATGACTGCGTCAGTTGCCAAGGAGGCTTTGGAGGGACACTGCATCTATGATGGTGGTTACT GTGCATAA
- the LOC135644553 gene encoding polypyrimidine tract-binding protein homolog 1-like isoform X3 gives MAPGRGGQQQFRYTQTPSKVLHVRNLPWECTEEELVALCEPFGRIVNTMCNVGTNKNQAFVEFVDLNQAISMVSYYASSSEPAQVRGKTVYIQYSNRQEITNNKSGGDVPGNVLLVTIEGVEAGDVSIDVIHSVFSAFGFVHKIATFEKAAGFQALIQYTDAETAASARNELDGRSIPRYLLPEHITSCHLRISYSAHTDLSIKFQSHRSRDYTNPFLPVNASAIEGTLQALPGHDGKKKEPESNVLLASIENLQYAVTVDVLYTVFSAFGIVQKILIFEKNGGMQALIQYSDVMTASVAKEALEGHCIYDGGYCA, from the exons ATGGCGCCGGGTCGAGGAGGGCAGCAGCAGTTTCGGTACACGCAGACGCCGTCGAAGGTGCTGCACGTTCGAAACCTGCCGTGGGAGTGCACGGAGGAGGAGCTCGTTGCCCTCTGCGAGCCCTTTGGCAGGATCGTCAACACCATGTGCAACGTCGGCACCAACAAGAACCAGGCCTTCGTCGAATTC GTGGACCTTAACCAAGCAATTTCAATGGTATCGTACTATGCTTCTTCGTCTGAGCCAGCCCAAGTCCGTGGAAAAACTGTCTATATCCAGTATTCTAACAGGCAAGAAATTACAAATAACAAGAGTGGTGGTGATGTTCCTGGGAATGTCTTGCTTGTCACTATTGAAGGTGTTGAAGCTGGTGATGTAAGCATAGATGTCATTCATTCG GTGTTTTCTGCCTTCGGTTTTGTGCATAAAATTGCCACATTCGAAAAAGCTGCTGGGTTTCAG GCATTAATCCAGTACACGGATGCAGAGACTGCGGCAAGTGCAAGAAATGAGTTGGATGGAAGAAGTATTCCAAG GTACTTGCTCCCTGAGCATATTACATCTTGCCATTTGCGTATCTCATATTCAGCCCACACAGATTTAAGTATCAAATTCCAGTCACATCGGAGCAG GGATTACACAAATCCCTTTCTTCCTGTGAATGCGTCAGCTATTGAGGGAACTCTGCAG GCTTTGCCAGGTCATGATGGAAAGAAAAAGGAGCCGGAGAGCAATGTTCTTTTAGCTTCTATAGAGAATTTGCAATATGCTGTGACAGTTGATGTTCTTTATACA GTCTTCTCTGCTTTTGGTATTGtgcagaaaattttaatttttgagaaaAATGGTGGCATGCAGGCCTTGATACAGTATTCTG ATGTGATGACTGCGTCAGTTGCCAAGGAGGCTTTGGAGGGACACTGCATCTATGATGGTGGTTACT GTGCATAA
- the LOC135644553 gene encoding polypyrimidine tract-binding protein homolog 1-like isoform X1, giving the protein MAPGRGGQQQFRYTQTPSKVLHVRNLPWECTEEELVALCEPFGRIVNTMCNVGTNKNQAFVEFVDLNQAISMVSYYASSSEPAQVRGKTVYIQYSNRQEITNNKSGGDVPGNVLLVTIEGVEAGDVSIDVIHSVFSAFGFVHKIATFEKAAGFQALIQYTDAETAASARNELDGRSIPRYLLPEHITSCHLRISYSAHTDLSIKFQSHRSRDYTNPFLPVNASAIEGTLQALPGHDGKKKEPESNVLLASIENLQYAVTVDVLYTVFSAFGIVQKILIFEKNGGMQALIQYSDVMTASVAKEALEGHCIYDGGYCKLHLTYSRHTDLNLKVHNERSRDYTIQDTGVPMMFQAPGLPTTSGWQVYPQPTSTYVGSDFGATGQATNPQGQMLTWNSSTSGGSFVSEPNLYPGQTIATAPVSHYPVSANTSSATAGSLQASQNSSPYGVMSNTRPASSPTTRPLYYSS; this is encoded by the exons ATGGCGCCGGGTCGAGGAGGGCAGCAGCAGTTTCGGTACACGCAGACGCCGTCGAAGGTGCTGCACGTTCGAAACCTGCCGTGGGAGTGCACGGAGGAGGAGCTCGTTGCCCTCTGCGAGCCCTTTGGCAGGATCGTCAACACCATGTGCAACGTCGGCACCAACAAGAACCAGGCCTTCGTCGAATTC GTGGACCTTAACCAAGCAATTTCAATGGTATCGTACTATGCTTCTTCGTCTGAGCCAGCCCAAGTCCGTGGAAAAACTGTCTATATCCAGTATTCTAACAGGCAAGAAATTACAAATAACAAGAGTGGTGGTGATGTTCCTGGGAATGTCTTGCTTGTCACTATTGAAGGTGTTGAAGCTGGTGATGTAAGCATAGATGTCATTCATTCG GTGTTTTCTGCCTTCGGTTTTGTGCATAAAATTGCCACATTCGAAAAAGCTGCTGGGTTTCAG GCATTAATCCAGTACACGGATGCAGAGACTGCGGCAAGTGCAAGAAATGAGTTGGATGGAAGAAGTATTCCAAG GTACTTGCTCCCTGAGCATATTACATCTTGCCATTTGCGTATCTCATATTCAGCCCACACAGATTTAAGTATCAAATTCCAGTCACATCGGAGCAG GGATTACACAAATCCCTTTCTTCCTGTGAATGCGTCAGCTATTGAGGGAACTCTGCAG GCTTTGCCAGGTCATGATGGAAAGAAAAAGGAGCCGGAGAGCAATGTTCTTTTAGCTTCTATAGAGAATTTGCAATATGCTGTGACAGTTGATGTTCTTTATACA GTCTTCTCTGCTTTTGGTATTGtgcagaaaattttaatttttgagaaaAATGGTGGCATGCAGGCCTTGATACAGTATTCTG ATGTGATGACTGCGTCAGTTGCCAAGGAGGCTTTGGAGGGACACTGCATCTATGATGGTGGTTACTGTAAGCTTCATCTGACATACTCTCGTCATACTGATCTCAATCTTAag GTGCATAATGAGAGAAGCAGAGACTACACTATTCAGGACACGGGTGTACCAATGATGTTCCAAGCTCCTGGTTTACCCACCACTTCTGGGTGGCAAGTTTATCCCCAGCCAACATCCACATACGTGGGCAGTGATTTTGGAGCTACAGGACAAGCAACAAATCCTCAGGGTCAAATGTTGACATGGAATTCTAGCACGTCAGGTGGAAGCTTTGTTTCAGAGCCTAACTTGTACCCAGGTCAAACCATTGCAACTGCTCCTGTTTCTCATTACCCAG